Proteins from one Sabethes cyaneus chromosome 2, idSabCyanKW18_F2, whole genome shotgun sequence genomic window:
- the LOC128736485 gene encoding chitinase-3-like protein 1 yields MNIKYLLAACTLLGLLCITTAQKPLLCYYGSWAHYRSGRGQFTVENIDPWLCTHVIYSFLGINEDGTVAILDYWLDIDLENFRKFNELKNRNPNLKTLAAIGGYSVGSETFSRVAANPDLRWRFAESARDFCLQHGFDGIDMDWEYPGQRGGDPVNDRANFVHMLADLRQVLSASGLMLTAAVGAPQHLAEISYDIPGISQHLDFINLMTYDYNGPWNDFTGHNAPLFAGPSDANDFQRTLNVHHSVMYWLSQGAPANKLILGIPIYGRTFTLQDSWNYWLRAASSGPGLAGSYTEEPGSLAYFEICPFFTRKWVRHWEDNQKIPFGVSGDQWIGYDDVDTTWIKCGYVHEHGLAGAMVWSIEQDDFHGYCGSINPIMSTIRQCFQ; encoded by the exons ATGAATATTAAATACTTGTTAGCGGCGTGTACCCTGCTGGGATTGTTGTGCATTACAACTGCGCAAA AGCCCTTGCTGTGTTACTATGGGAGTTGGGCCCATTACCGCTCCGGGCGTGGCCAATTCACGGTGGAGAACATTGATCCTTGGTTGTGCACTCACGTCATCTATTCTTTCCTCGGAATCAACGAAGATGGAACCGTCGCGATACTGGATTATTGGTTGGACATTGACTTGGAAAACTTTCGAAAATTCAATGAGCTCAAAAACAGAAATCCGAACCTTAAAACTTTAGCTGCCATTGGTGGATATAGTGTGGGCTCGGAAACGTTTTCTCGCGTTGCTGCCAATCCAGATTTGCGGTGGCGATTTGCTGAATCGGCAAGGGATTTTTGCTTGCAGCATGGATTCGACGGGATCGATATGGACTGGGAGTACCCGGGACAGCGAGGAGGTGATCCTGTTAATGACAGGGCCAATTTCGTGCACATGCTTGCCGATCTTCGGCAAGTACTTTCCGCGAGTGGTCTCATGCTAACGGCAGCTGTTGGAGCTCCTCAGCATCTGGCGGAAATATCCTATGATATACCGGGCATATCACAACATCTGGATTTCATCAATTTGATGACTTACGACTACAATGGTCCGTGGAACGATTTCACCGGTCACAATGCACCGCTCTTTGCTGGCCCATCGGATGCCAATGATTTTCAGAGAACTCTAAATGTGCATCATAGTGTGATGTATTGGCTATCGCAGGGAGCACCGGCCAATAAGTTGATCCTAGGAATTCCCATCTACGGTAGAACGTTTACGTTGCAAGATTCGTGGAATTATTGGCTGCGTGCTGCTTCTAGTGGTCCAGGTTTAGCTGGATCGTACACGGAGGAACCTGGATCGTTGGCTTATTTTGAG ATATGTCCTTTCTTCACAAGAAAATGGGTTCGTCATTGGGAAGACAACCAGAAGATTCCATTCGGTGTGTCGGGGGATCAATGGATTGGCTACGATGACGTCGATACAACTTGGATTAAG TGCGGTTATGTTCACGAGCATGGCTTAGCTGGAGCAATGGTCTGGTCAATTGAACAGGATGATTTCCACGGTTACTGTGGATCGATTAATCCAATAATGAGTACCATCCGACAATGCTTCCAATAG